One Bombus pyrosoma isolate SC7728 linkage group LG7, ASM1482585v1, whole genome shotgun sequence genomic window carries:
- the LOC122569645 gene encoding motile sperm domain-containing protein 2-like isoform X2: MQDSLNMLWETCSWRSKFGTNEITEENVMKEYLNNGLCFIHGKDKDGKTMFVIKCKLHTKGSKDFSQLQKLVVYWFERLERQTNGNQISLFFDMSDTGILNMDMEFIKYLINLCKNYYPNFLNYIIIFEMPWILNTAFKMIKSWLPPKAIPKIKFVHKSNIHELVEPNDILTCWGGSNEYTFKFVPEAQNNIDATVNGKFDNKKVHFAEGSPLTEQSTSSFGDQSNEEQLLSIEPDAFIFNKVGNEISGTITIKNVTLDKPLSYKVKTTSPGKFKVRLSSGVLLPQEQRTISVVVQQDHNMRSLFHVDKFLVMCLPLKDPNASAQELAVLWKSEKPAEEHKLRCCDGGIMSNETSKLHSTSGLSETGQIDILSRKIAHLKDSHTKLYNDVAFLKHLLFFSMIVTIIMAIVVIYILKVDIKNSMDQQVCDMHGI, translated from the exons ATGCAAGACTCACTTAATATGTTATGGGAGACTTGCAGCTGGAGGAGTAAATTTGGTACAAATG AGATTACAGAAGAGAATGTGATGAAAGAATACTTAAATAATGGATTGTGCTTTATTCATGGTAAAGACAAAGATGGTAAAACAATGTTTGTTATCAAATGTAAGTTACATACTAAAGGCAGTAAAGACTTTAGTCAATTGCAAAAGCTTGTTGTATATTGGTTTGAAAGATTAGAAAG ACAAACTAATGGCAAtcaaatttcacttttctttgATATGTCAGATACtggtattttaaatatggATATGGAATTTATCAAGTACCTGATCAAcctttgtaaaaattattaccccaattttttgaattacatcattatttttgaaatgcCATGGATATTAAACACTgcatttaaaatgataaagtCATGGTTGCCACCTAAGGCaattccaaaaattaaatttgtgcATAAAAGCAACATACATGAGTTGGTAGAACCTAATGATATACTTACATGTTGGGGAGGTAGCAACGAATATACCTTCAAATTTGTACCGGAAGcacaaaataatatagatgctacagtaaatggaaaattcgataataagAAG GTACATTTTGCAGAAGGTTCTCCATTAACAGAACAGTCTACAAGTAGTTTTGGAGATCAATCAAATGAAGAACAat TATTATCAATTGAACCagatgcatttatatttaataaagtaggaaatgaaattagtggaacaattacaattaaaaatgtgACTCTAGATAAACCTTTATCTTATAAG GTAAAAACAACATCGCCGGGAAAGTTCAAAGTACGGCTAAGTTCGGGAGTTTTATTACCTCAAGAACAACGCACGATTTCAGTTGTTGTACAGCAAGACCATAATATGCGCAGTCTCTTTCATGTCGATAAATTCTTAGTTATGTGCCTTCCATTAAAAGATCCGAACGCATCGGCCCAAGAACTAGCAGTTCTATGGAAG TCTGAGAAACCAGCAGAGGAACATAAATTAAGATGTTGCGATGGTGGAATTATGAGTAATGAAACATCAAAATTACATTCCACCTCAGGCTTGTCAGAAACTGGTCAAATAGATATACTTTCCCGGAAA ATAGCACATTTGAAAGATAGTCATACAAAGTTGTACAATGATGTCGCTTTCTTGAagcatttattattcttttctatgATAGTTACAATTATAATGGCCATAgtagttatttatattttaaaagttgatattaaaaattccatggATCAACAAGTCTGTGACATGCATGGAATATAG
- the LOC122569645 gene encoding motile sperm domain-containing protein 2-like isoform X1: MEVRTELITELREKFFKKLADEGPPDPKFHPVDIANVNNNNWLKRFLEHNENNMQDSLNMLWETCSWRSKFGTNEITEENVMKEYLNNGLCFIHGKDKDGKTMFVIKCKLHTKGSKDFSQLQKLVVYWFERLERQTNGNQISLFFDMSDTGILNMDMEFIKYLINLCKNYYPNFLNYIIIFEMPWILNTAFKMIKSWLPPKAIPKIKFVHKSNIHELVEPNDILTCWGGSNEYTFKFVPEAQNNIDATVNGKFDNKKVHFAEGSPLTEQSTSSFGDQSNEEQLLSIEPDAFIFNKVGNEISGTITIKNVTLDKPLSYKVKTTSPGKFKVRLSSGVLLPQEQRTISVVVQQDHNMRSLFHVDKFLVMCLPLKDPNASAQELAVLWKSEKPAEEHKLRCCDGGIMSNETSKLHSTSGLSETGQIDILSRKIAHLKDSHTKLYNDVAFLKHLLFFSMIVTIIMAIVVIYILKVDIKNSMDQQVCDMHGI; this comes from the exons ATGGAAGTACGAACAGAATTAATTACGGAACTCcgtgaaaaattttttaaaaagttggCTGACGAGGGACCACCAGATCCTA AATTTCACCCTGTAGATATTGCTAAtgtaaacaataataattggttaaaaagatttttagaGCACAATGAAAACAATATGCAAGACTCACTTAATATGTTATGGGAGACTTGCAGCTGGAGGAGTAAATTTGGTACAAATG AGATTACAGAAGAGAATGTGATGAAAGAATACTTAAATAATGGATTGTGCTTTATTCATGGTAAAGACAAAGATGGTAAAACAATGTTTGTTATCAAATGTAAGTTACATACTAAAGGCAGTAAAGACTTTAGTCAATTGCAAAAGCTTGTTGTATATTGGTTTGAAAGATTAGAAAG ACAAACTAATGGCAAtcaaatttcacttttctttgATATGTCAGATACtggtattttaaatatggATATGGAATTTATCAAGTACCTGATCAAcctttgtaaaaattattaccccaattttttgaattacatcattatttttgaaatgcCATGGATATTAAACACTgcatttaaaatgataaagtCATGGTTGCCACCTAAGGCaattccaaaaattaaatttgtgcATAAAAGCAACATACATGAGTTGGTAGAACCTAATGATATACTTACATGTTGGGGAGGTAGCAACGAATATACCTTCAAATTTGTACCGGAAGcacaaaataatatagatgctacagtaaatggaaaattcgataataagAAG GTACATTTTGCAGAAGGTTCTCCATTAACAGAACAGTCTACAAGTAGTTTTGGAGATCAATCAAATGAAGAACAat TATTATCAATTGAACCagatgcatttatatttaataaagtaggaaatgaaattagtggaacaattacaattaaaaatgtgACTCTAGATAAACCTTTATCTTATAAG GTAAAAACAACATCGCCGGGAAAGTTCAAAGTACGGCTAAGTTCGGGAGTTTTATTACCTCAAGAACAACGCACGATTTCAGTTGTTGTACAGCAAGACCATAATATGCGCAGTCTCTTTCATGTCGATAAATTCTTAGTTATGTGCCTTCCATTAAAAGATCCGAACGCATCGGCCCAAGAACTAGCAGTTCTATGGAAG TCTGAGAAACCAGCAGAGGAACATAAATTAAGATGTTGCGATGGTGGAATTATGAGTAATGAAACATCAAAATTACATTCCACCTCAGGCTTGTCAGAAACTGGTCAAATAGATATACTTTCCCGGAAA ATAGCACATTTGAAAGATAGTCATACAAAGTTGTACAATGATGTCGCTTTCTTGAagcatttattattcttttctatgATAGTTACAATTATAATGGCCATAgtagttatttatattttaaaagttgatattaaaaattccatggATCAACAAGTCTGTGACATGCATGGAATATAG